Proteins encoded in a region of the Deefgea piscis genome:
- a CDS encoding PepSY-associated TM helix domain-containing protein, whose translation MSKTKPSHFYAVVWRWHFYAGLLVIPVLMLLAVTGAIYLFKPQLDPLLYPQLLLVSPAKQAVTADAMVVTLKHNYPAMQVTKYTPAEQIDRSAQFKIQLADGAERLVFIDPYRNQILGEQDFAWTLQGIALRLHGELLLGPWGDALIELAASWSILLVLSGLYLWWPSKSGVWGTLLPRLGAGKRVVWRDLHAVGGFWCSGILLFLLVTGLPWTGIWGEKFAEVWQRYPSALWAQLPESTPLTRSLNSTLDKAVPWAVEATPLPHSEHAVHQSQPLAATALSLTQIQGLARKLNMQPGLSISPPKDAKGVYTLSLAVDDPVQQRTLHLDQYSGKVLADIRFAEYGWVPKAVEYGIAIHEGKYFGLPNQLLMLLACVLLILISISGVVMWLKRRPVGQLAAPKTLQSLLHWKTGSLILLVLALLLPMVFISVLLVFTLDFLLLRRA comes from the coding sequence ATGTCGAAAACAAAACCCTCACATTTTTATGCGGTAGTTTGGCGCTGGCATTTTTACGCCGGTTTATTGGTGATTCCGGTACTCATGCTGCTGGCCGTGACTGGCGCAATTTATCTGTTTAAACCGCAGCTTGATCCATTGTTATATCCGCAATTATTACTGGTTAGCCCAGCCAAACAAGCGGTGACGGCCGATGCCATGGTGGTGACGCTCAAGCACAACTATCCGGCGATGCAGGTAACGAAATACACCCCGGCGGAACAAATCGACCGCAGCGCGCAATTTAAAATTCAATTAGCCGACGGCGCTGAGCGCTTGGTATTTATTGACCCGTATCGCAATCAAATTTTAGGCGAACAAGACTTTGCTTGGACGTTACAAGGTATTGCGCTGCGTTTGCATGGTGAATTATTGCTGGGGCCGTGGGGCGATGCGCTGATTGAGTTGGCCGCCAGTTGGAGTATTTTGCTGGTGCTGTCGGGCTTGTATTTATGGTGGCCGAGCAAGTCGGGGGTGTGGGGGACTTTGTTACCGCGCCTTGGCGCTGGCAAGCGAGTTGTTTGGCGCGATTTACATGCGGTCGGCGGATTTTGGTGTTCGGGCATACTGCTGTTTTTGCTGGTTACGGGTTTGCCGTGGACTGGGATTTGGGGTGAAAAATTTGCCGAAGTTTGGCAGCGCTATCCGAGTGCCTTGTGGGCGCAATTGCCCGAGTCGACACCGCTCACTCGCAGTTTAAATTCAACGTTGGATAAAGCCGTCCCATGGGCGGTAGAGGCCACGCCCTTGCCACACAGTGAGCACGCCGTGCATCAGTCGCAGCCACTGGCGGCGACGGCTTTGAGCTTAACGCAAATCCAAGGCCTTGCCCGCAAGCTCAACATGCAGCCGGGTTTATCGATCAGCCCGCCTAAAGATGCCAAGGGCGTTTATACGCTGTCATTAGCTGTGGATGATCCGGTGCAGCAAAGAACGCTGCATTTAGATCAATACAGCGGCAAAGTGTTGGCGGACATTCGATTTGCTGAATATGGCTGGGTACCCAAAGCGGTTGAATATGGCATTGCGATTCATGAAGGCAAGTATTTTGGCCTACCAAATCAATTATTAATGCTATTGGCGTGCGTATTACTTATTTTGATCTCAATTAGTGGCGTGGTGATGTGGTTAAAGCGTCGCCCTGTTGGTCAATTAGCTGCGCCCAAAACCCTGCAGAGCCTACTACACTGGAAAACTGGCAGTTTGATCTTGCTGGTGTTGGCGTTGTTATTGCCAATGGTATTTATCAGTGTTTTGCTGGTATTTACACTGGATTTTTTGCTGCTGCGCCGAGCGTAA
- the def gene encoding peptide deformylase, giving the protein MPIRPVLKMGEPLLLTTAQTVSEFNTPELHALIVDLFDTMADSQGVGIAAPQIGVSLQVVVFGFAQNARYPDADAVPQTILINPIITPIGIELESGWEGCLSVPGLRGVVPRYTQIRYQGFDQFGTPIDRTVSGFHARVVQHECDHLFGVLYPQRITDMTQFGYTEVLFPKLKAEQDE; this is encoded by the coding sequence ATGCCTATTCGTCCAGTGTTAAAAATGGGTGAGCCCTTGCTACTGACTACGGCACAAACAGTCAGCGAATTTAATACCCCCGAGCTGCATGCACTCATCGTCGATTTATTCGATACGATGGCCGACAGCCAAGGTGTGGGTATTGCTGCGCCGCAAATCGGCGTAAGCCTGCAAGTGGTGGTGTTTGGATTTGCCCAAAATGCGCGTTATCCCGATGCCGATGCGGTACCACAAACAATACTCATCAATCCCATCATTACTCCCATTGGCATAGAGCTCGAATCTGGCTGGGAGGGGTGTCTGTCTGTACCTGGCTTAAGAGGTGTCGTACCGCGCTATACCCAGATACGCTATCAAGGCTTTGATCAATTTGGTACTCCAATTGATCGCACCGTGAGTGGCTTTCACGCCCGCGTCGTGCAGCACGAATGCGACCATCTATTTGGCGTGCTGTATCCACAACGCATCACCGATATGACGCAATTTGGCTATACCGAGGTGCTATTTCCCAAGCTGAAGGCAGAGCAAGATGAGTAA
- a CDS encoding YkgJ family cysteine cluster protein gives MTPNSQTIRFLRQRIPSFECIVGCHDCCGPVTTSPEEMSRLPRKTAAEHETALAELSCPHLAEKGCTVYLERPLICRLFGTTPALPCPHGRRPEFMIAPQIEQQIHHYMASTRQVLV, from the coding sequence ATGACTCCAAACAGCCAAACGATTCGCTTTTTACGCCAACGGATTCCCAGCTTTGAATGTATTGTCGGTTGCCATGATTGTTGTGGTCCTGTAACCACCTCACCCGAAGAAATGTCTCGCCTACCGCGTAAAACAGCGGCTGAACACGAGACGGCATTGGCCGAATTATCTTGCCCGCATCTGGCGGAAAAAGGCTGCACGGTTTATCTGGAGCGCCCGCTGATTTGTCGTTTATTTGGCACGACGCCCGCCTTGCCCTGCCCGCATGGCCGTCGCCCTGAATTCATGATAGCCCCGCAAATTGAGCAACAAATTCATCACTATATGGCCAGCACCCGACAAGTCTTGGTTTAA
- a CDS encoding DUF2502 domain-containing protein, producing the protein MNKLFILAISAACAFPLSATASINISIGTPVVISPATPILQLGSRNHRGYYWDGRYWQSPRYWSSHYRYHQGRWHDRDDKRYKKYKKHHHHGRDRDRDWDDD; encoded by the coding sequence ATGAACAAGCTCTTTATTCTGGCAATCAGCGCAGCATGTGCTTTTCCGCTGAGCGCCACTGCCAGTATCAATATCTCCATCGGCACCCCGGTGGTGATTTCACCAGCAACGCCAATCTTGCAACTCGGGTCGCGCAATCATCGAGGCTATTACTGGGATGGCCGCTATTGGCAAAGCCCACGATATTGGTCGTCGCATTACCGCTATCATCAAGGACGCTGGCATGATCGCGACGATAAGCGATATAAGAAATATAAAAAGCATCACCACCACGGCCGTGATCGTGATCGCGACTGGGATGATGATTAA
- a CDS encoding methyl-accepting chemotaxis protein yields MFAKISTRLMLGFGLLLALLLAIIAISVLNIRNLQQSSAQILQSDVAVGDQAQEIRYLVTRTRQREKDLFFAVDVQNPDAVKKLKAEWDTQLTELNTAISAFSALPLSPELKSSAAQMPMQVKGYQDALNTVYSQIASGQITTPQQANLALEPYKQPIRDLSDTVKQSYDVSHQAMLAAQSKITEQADQSRNSLLLMGVIALLAGIAAAILISRSIIRPLHFMQHEIMQIDQQSDLTRRLPLDGGTELADMAQAINRLLGALAATLGELQQQSSQLKSSAQQLSSTSAQVKNSSEIQSDQSISMAATLEQISTSISHIANLSGDARQMSQQSGQAASHGVEHISTMVADISRIADSIRQAALTAEELDASSDRISGITMVIKDVADQTNLLALNAAIEAARAGEQGRGFAVVADEVRKLAEKTGRSAQEISAMISTIQHGAKNMAEQMRTSVSSVETGMQVAHNAGQAMSSISGSAQSVAQVIEEVNIALAEQSSASQMLANRVESIVQMIDENTQSTAHVAGTAQTLDTMADTLSNQIARYRVS; encoded by the coding sequence ATGTTTGCTAAAATTTCTACTCGACTCATGCTGGGCTTTGGTTTGTTGCTCGCACTCTTACTCGCCATTATCGCCATCAGCGTATTAAATATTCGCAATTTACAGCAGTCTAGCGCGCAAATTTTGCAGTCGGACGTAGCCGTTGGCGATCAAGCACAAGAAATTCGCTATCTCGTCACCCGAACCCGCCAAAGAGAAAAAGACTTATTTTTTGCCGTGGATGTGCAAAACCCTGATGCCGTAAAAAAACTGAAAGCCGAATGGGATACACAACTGACCGAACTCAACACGGCGATTAGTGCTTTCAGCGCATTACCACTCTCGCCGGAACTCAAAAGCAGTGCCGCTCAAATGCCGATGCAAGTGAAAGGCTATCAAGACGCACTCAACACCGTATATAGCCAAATTGCTTCAGGCCAAATCACCACGCCGCAACAAGCCAATTTGGCACTTGAGCCCTATAAACAGCCGATTCGCGATCTGAGTGACACTGTAAAACAAAGCTACGATGTGTCGCATCAAGCCATGTTGGCCGCGCAATCTAAAATCACCGAACAAGCGGATCAAAGTCGTAACTCTCTCTTACTGATGGGCGTGATCGCCCTACTGGCTGGTATTGCCGCCGCGATATTGATCAGCCGCTCGATTATTCGGCCGCTGCATTTTATGCAGCATGAAATCATGCAAATTGATCAACAGAGTGACCTGACTCGCCGCCTACCGCTCGATGGCGGCACCGAGCTCGCCGATATGGCGCAGGCCATTAATCGTTTACTCGGCGCGCTAGCCGCCACTTTGGGTGAGTTACAACAGCAATCATCGCAACTGAAAAGTTCTGCGCAACAATTATCAAGCACCTCCGCACAAGTTAAAAACAGCTCTGAAATACAATCCGATCAAAGTATTTCAATGGCCGCGACGCTAGAACAAATCTCAACCAGCATTAGCCATATCGCCAATTTATCCGGCGACGCACGGCAAATGTCACAGCAATCAGGGCAAGCGGCCAGCCATGGCGTCGAGCACATTAGTACGATGGTGGCCGATATTAGCCGCATTGCCGATTCGATTCGCCAAGCCGCACTCACCGCCGAAGAGCTCGACGCATCATCAGATCGAATTTCTGGCATTACCATGGTGATTAAAGATGTCGCCGACCAAACTAATCTACTTGCGCTCAATGCGGCCATCGAAGCGGCGCGTGCCGGCGAGCAAGGCCGTGGCTTTGCCGTGGTTGCCGATGAAGTGCGTAAATTAGCCGAGAAAACCGGCCGTTCAGCACAAGAAATTTCGGCCATGATTAGCACGATTCAACATGGTGCAAAAAATATGGCCGAACAAATGCGAACGTCGGTCAGCAGCGTGGAAACCGGAATGCAAGTGGCTCACAATGCCGGCCAAGCCATGAGCAGCATTAGTGGCAGCGCGCAATCGGTGGCGCAAGTGATTGAAGAAGTGAATATTGCGCTGGCCGAACAATCATCGGCCAGCCAAATGCTCGCCAATCGCGTGGAATCTATCGTCCAAATGATTGATGAAAACACCCAAAGTACCGCCCACGTTGCGGGAACGGCTCAGACACTCGACACCATGGCCGATACGCTGAGTAATCAAATTGCGCGCTATCGCGTCAGTTAG
- a CDS encoding DUF1269 domain-containing protein, which translates to MSSLVVVGYDNMYKAEEVRLALRKLQTEYLIDLEDAVVATKDAAGKVKLHQALNLTATGAVSGGFWGALIGMIFLMPIVGMAIGASTGALSGALTDLGIDDQFMKDLAANMKPESSTLFVLVRSMTPDKVLEQLRGTGGTLIQTSLSHEDETKLQAALSAAKVDQSA; encoded by the coding sequence ATGAGTTCATTAGTGGTCGTGGGTTATGACAATATGTATAAAGCCGAAGAAGTTCGTTTGGCTTTGCGTAAATTACAAACTGAATATCTGATTGATTTAGAAGATGCCGTCGTCGCCACCAAAGATGCCGCAGGCAAAGTCAAATTGCATCAAGCGCTGAATCTGACCGCCACAGGCGCAGTCAGCGGTGGTTTTTGGGGCGCATTGATTGGCATGATTTTTTTAATGCCGATCGTTGGTATGGCGATTGGTGCATCAACCGGCGCTTTGTCGGGTGCTTTAACTGATTTGGGGATTGACGATCAGTTTATGAAAGATCTGGCGGCCAATATGAAACCAGAAAGCTCAACGCTGTTTGTTTTGGTGCGCAGCATGACGCCAGATAAAGTGCTCGAGCAACTGCGCGGCACCGGCGGGACTCTGATTCAAACTTCCTTATCGCATGAAGATGAAACCAAACTCCAAGCGGCACTTAGCGCTGCTAAAGTTGATCAAAGCGCCTAA
- a CDS encoding glycoside hydrolase family 13 protein, translating to MTQLDDLTRRRASQIVYQIFPERFAIGGGLSSAEKLANAAYAMPNVAKCGWDDSTLNQPWGQQFFGGDLDGIADKIDYLLDLGVTGIYLTPIFSAPSNHKYDATDFFTIDAMFGGEAALLRLIDTLHQQGMNLTLDAVLNHVSEFHPWFLAAQQGDPSKRDWFTFLADGRYLCWQDYGLMPELNLANPAVRDVLYRQPQSVVQYWLSRGIDNWRFDVAQDVGIPVAQEMAEVVGKAYPEAGLLGELNGFSGGWFQAGAGYSGMMNYWYRTAILAWLAGEIDSIQMNAAIQDARDAYGLKGLLCSWNMLSSHDTPRLITTVGNLHDAQLAMAMQFTLPGIPLVYYGEEIGMQGGADPDCRRPMRWNEADWNHAQRSWVKQLIAIRQQNTALQYGDIIVLGHRLAGNTLVFLRATDVPGEAALVVVNLADTPLASRLLIPYSHWYDGVPLRDALGGAPDCKMQAGSVLLQLPARSVAIYQAFEPYQNYTFFKPRNQ from the coding sequence ATGACTCAACTGGATGACCTTACTCGTCGGCGCGCTAGTCAAATTGTGTATCAGATCTTTCCCGAGCGATTTGCCATTGGCGGTGGCTTAAGTAGCGCGGAAAAACTCGCCAACGCAGCGTATGCGATGCCGAATGTCGCCAAATGTGGCTGGGATGACAGCACCTTAAATCAGCCATGGGGACAGCAATTTTTTGGCGGTGACTTAGATGGTATAGCTGACAAAATCGATTATTTGCTGGATTTAGGGGTGACAGGGATTTACCTCACGCCGATTTTTAGCGCCCCAAGCAATCATAAATACGACGCCACGGATTTTTTTACTATTGACGCGATGTTTGGTGGTGAAGCGGCACTACTACGTTTGATCGATACATTGCATCAACAAGGTATGAATCTGACGCTAGATGCCGTGCTTAATCATGTTTCTGAATTTCATCCGTGGTTTTTAGCCGCACAACAAGGCGACCCAAGCAAGCGTGATTGGTTTACTTTTCTGGCTGATGGGCGTTATTTATGTTGGCAAGATTATGGTTTGATGCCAGAGCTTAATTTGGCCAATCCGGCGGTGAGAGACGTGCTGTATCGTCAGCCACAAAGCGTAGTGCAATACTGGTTAAGTCGAGGTATCGACAACTGGCGCTTTGATGTCGCGCAAGACGTCGGTATACCCGTCGCACAAGAGATGGCCGAGGTGGTGGGTAAAGCGTATCCAGAGGCTGGATTACTTGGTGAATTAAATGGTTTTTCTGGCGGCTGGTTTCAGGCTGGTGCTGGTTATAGCGGCATGATGAATTACTGGTATCGCACCGCGATTTTGGCTTGGCTGGCAGGCGAAATCGACAGCATACAAATGAATGCGGCGATTCAAGATGCTCGTGATGCGTATGGCTTGAAAGGCTTGTTGTGTTCGTGGAATATGTTGTCGAGCCACGATACGCCGCGTTTGATTACCACCGTTGGTAATTTGCATGACGCGCAACTGGCGATGGCGATGCAATTTACTTTGCCGGGTATCCCGCTCGTTTATTACGGCGAAGAAATCGGTATGCAAGGTGGCGCGGATCCAGATTGCCGCCGGCCAATGCGTTGGAACGAGGCCGACTGGAATCACGCGCAGCGATCGTGGGTTAAGCAATTGATTGCCATTCGCCAGCAAAATACCGCCCTACAGTATGGCGATATTATCGTTTTGGGCCATCGACTGGCTGGTAATACCCTGGTGTTTTTACGCGCCACCGATGTTCCGGGGGAGGCTGCCTTGGTGGTGGTGAACTTGGCCGATACGCCGCTGGCGAGTCGTTTATTGATTCCCTATTCGCATTGGTATGACGGCGTGCCATTGCGCGATGCTTTAGGTGGCGCGCCAGATTGCAAAATGCAGGCCGGTAGTGTGTTGCTGCAATTGCCTGCACGATCGGTGGCGATTTATCAGGCGTTTGAGCCTTACCAAAACTACACTTTTTTTAAACCGCGGAATCAGTAA
- the dinB gene encoding DNA polymerase IV translates to MTSQRKIIHIDCDCFYAAVEMRDRPELRAVPLAVGGSAERRGVIATCNYLARQFGIHSAMSTYRAQQRCRQLVVVPPDFARYKAASQAMRAIFADYTDQIEPLSLDEAYLDVSGQPHCAGSASRMAEQIRARIEREIGITASAGIAPNKLLAKIASDWRKPNGQFVIRPQDIAEFMPQLPTRKLWGIGKVTADKLALRGIHTCADIQAWSLEQLIAEFGRLGHLLYEQAQGIDHRPVAPHESRKSLSVENTFAHDLTAMACQQALAELFSDWQIRMQRLADERIHKAFIKIKFADFTQTTVECICNSPQLNTYIRLLEQGLKRSPQAVRLLGLGVRFDEQRKVPEQLCLW, encoded by the coding sequence GTGACCTCTCAGCGCAAAATTATTCATATCGATTGCGACTGCTTTTATGCCGCCGTTGAAATGCGTGATCGACCTGAACTCCGCGCAGTCCCCCTCGCCGTGGGTGGCTCGGCAGAGCGGCGTGGCGTCATTGCCACTTGCAACTACCTTGCGCGCCAATTTGGCATTCATTCGGCCATGTCGACCTATCGAGCGCAACAGCGTTGCCGGCAGTTGGTGGTCGTTCCACCCGATTTTGCCCGTTACAAAGCGGCATCACAGGCAATGCGCGCCATTTTTGCCGATTACACCGATCAAATCGAGCCGCTGTCTTTGGATGAGGCGTATTTAGACGTTAGCGGCCAACCGCATTGCGCAGGTAGCGCCTCGAGAATGGCCGAGCAAATTCGGGCGCGTATCGAACGCGAAATCGGTATTACCGCCAGCGCAGGCATTGCGCCGAATAAATTACTCGCCAAAATTGCCAGCGATTGGCGTAAACCGAATGGACAATTTGTAATTCGCCCCCAAGATATTGCCGAGTTTATGCCGCAGCTACCAACCAGAAAACTATGGGGTATTGGTAAGGTCACCGCAGATAAACTCGCCTTGCGCGGTATACATACCTGCGCCGATATTCAAGCTTGGTCACTAGAACAGCTCATTGCTGAATTTGGTCGCTTAGGACATTTACTCTACGAGCAAGCTCAAGGCATCGATCATCGCCCGGTGGCCCCGCATGAAAGTCGAAAATCTTTATCGGTAGAAAATACATTCGCCCATGATTTAACTGCCATGGCGTGCCAGCAAGCACTGGCGGAATTATTTAGCGATTGGCAAATTAGAATGCAGCGTTTAGCCGATGAGCGAATTCATAAAGCATTTATCAAAATTAAATTTGCTGATTTCACACAAACGACAGTGGAATGTATTTGCAACTCGCCGCAATTAAATACCTATATTCGGCTACTTGAACAAGGTTTAAAACGTAGTCCACAAGCCGTGCGTTTATTGGGTTTAGGGGTGCGTTTTGACGAACAGCGCAAAGTACCGGAGCAGCTTTGTTTATGGTGA
- a CDS encoding translation initiation factor Sui1 yields MSKKSSGGLVYSTEHGTMCPTCRQPQAACSCKAALPSGDGIARVGRELRKGKAVIVVKGLILDSAALSALGKQLKTLCGTGGTVKDGQIEIQGEHRDSIINELNRQGFKTKRAGG; encoded by the coding sequence ATGAGTAAAAAATCCAGCGGTGGACTCGTCTATTCAACCGAGCACGGCACAATGTGCCCAACGTGTCGTCAGCCGCAAGCAGCATGCAGCTGCAAAGCGGCACTCCCCAGTGGCGACGGTATCGCCCGAGTGGGCCGCGAGCTACGTAAGGGCAAGGCGGTGATTGTCGTCAAAGGCTTAATTTTAGATAGCGCCGCCCTCTCGGCGCTGGGCAAACAACTCAAAACCTTATGTGGCACCGGTGGCACGGTCAAAGATGGGCAAATTGAAATCCAAGGCGAGCATCGCGACAGCATCATCAACGAACTAAACCGACAAGGTTTTAAAACCAAACGTGCCGGAGGCTAA
- the rlmF gene encoding 23S rRNA (adenine(1618)-N(6))-methyltransferase RlmF: MQAKPRSKTSRPAAPSVTKAPAQLHPRNPHRGRYDFPSLIAACPALAPFVAVNPYGDESIDFANPAAVKMLNRALLAAFYGVQNWDVPAGYLCPPIPGRADYIHNLADLLIDSHRGKMPAVVRVLDIGCGANCVYPLIAASEYGWECVGSEVDEVALANAQQIAAANPQLNIQLRQQKIPGAMFLGIIQDDEFFDLTLCNPPFHASLAEASAGSQRKWKNLGKAPRTSKAASAAEAKPLLNFGGQGGELWCEGGEEAFIQRMISESRQIAQRCLWFTSLVSKASSLPLLYRTLEKAGAYDVRTIEMSQGQKQSRFIAWTFIPPASHERFVSA, translated from the coding sequence ATGCAAGCAAAACCGCGTTCTAAAACTTCTCGCCCTGCCGCGCCCAGCGTGACTAAAGCGCCAGCACAATTGCACCCGCGCAATCCACATCGTGGTCGCTATGATTTTCCGAGCTTGATTGCGGCTTGCCCAGCACTGGCACCCTTTGTTGCAGTGAATCCGTATGGTGATGAGTCGATTGATTTTGCCAATCCTGCGGCAGTGAAAATGCTCAATCGCGCCTTATTGGCGGCATTTTACGGCGTACAAAATTGGGATGTGCCAGCAGGTTATTTGTGCCCCCCGATTCCAGGGCGCGCCGATTATATTCACAATTTGGCGGATTTATTGATTGATAGCCATCGTGGCAAAATGCCGGCCGTTGTTCGCGTGCTGGATATTGGTTGCGGTGCAAATTGCGTTTATCCCTTGATTGCGGCTAGTGAATACGGCTGGGAATGCGTTGGCTCAGAAGTCGATGAAGTGGCGCTGGCCAATGCGCAGCAGATTGCGGCGGCCAATCCACAATTGAATATTCAATTACGCCAGCAAAAAATCCCCGGGGCGATGTTTTTAGGCATTATTCAAGACGATGAGTTTTTTGATTTAACCTTATGCAATCCGCCATTTCATGCTTCTTTGGCTGAGGCCAGTGCTGGCTCGCAGCGTAAATGGAAAAACCTCGGTAAAGCGCCGCGTACCAGTAAGGCCGCTAGCGCAGCAGAGGCAAAACCGCTGCTCAATTTTGGTGGTCAAGGCGGCGAGCTGTGGTGTGAGGGGGGCGAAGAAGCCTTTATTCAGCGCATGATTTCAGAAAGTCGGCAAATTGCTCAGCGTTGCTTGTGGTTTACCAGCTTGGTGTCTAAAGCCAGTAGCTTGCCGTTGTTGTATCGCACTTTAGAAAAAGCCGGTGCATATGATGTGCGAACGATTGAAATGAGCCAAGGGCAAAAGCAAAGCCGCTTTATTGCTTGGACATTTATACCGCCAGCGTCGCATGAGCGTTTTGTGTCTGCTTAA